Below is a window of Humulus lupulus chromosome 9, drHumLupu1.1, whole genome shotgun sequence DNA.
ataatttagggATCTGTCCaaaattttgcaagttttttAAGCTAAAGCCCTTTGTCCATAGccgagaaaaagaagaagaaaagatgcAGCAGAGAAAATCCACATATGGAAGGCCTACTGGAACGAACGGTTTCGATTTCTCCTACCGCATGGTCGTTGAATCTAATGAGTTTCATCTCCTATTTCGATTCAATTCAATTTTCATTTCAGTTTTTAGTCTGATTTAATCTCTTTTGTTCTACCTCATTAGACCCGACTTTGGTTCTAATGTAAgtgtttttttatttgaatttgaattttaggGTATCAAAGAGTAGCTGAAGGAAAGTCCCACCTCTCTAAGCTAATTTTTGTTCAGGTATATTAGAATTGCTTGCTTGTGATTTCTGCAAAtcattacagaaatttcatcaagTAGCTGCTTCATTTTACTTAGTGTAATTTGTATTTTAGATTTCATAAACCATTCAATTTGACAGAACTATTGAAAATCATATATTTTGTCTTCAATTTGTTGTCCTTGTGTTCTTTTCCATTTCTTCAAAGTCGAACCACTCTTCTTGTCAGTTCATGTGGTGCTGTGTATGCAGGTATTGGGAATCTTGTAGCTGTGATTTTGTTTCCCATACTTATGTATTCTTTCCAAATGGGTGCAACTGGTGCAGCAATTTCCACAGTTGTGTCTCAGTACGTGTTGACTAGCATTgcaaattttctttagtttttgcTGTGATAATCCCTTGACATAAGATCTTGCTCGAATATTTATATTTCAGATATGTTGTCACCTTCTTAATGCTATGGTTTCTAAATAAGAAAGCAATACTACTGCCTCCAAAGATGGGATCATTACAATTTGGAGGATACATAAAATCTGGTAAATTtggttttgtttttcatttttttcttaaaatattaaaaaataaaaataatcctTATGTTATTGAACTTCCCCCTTTTGTATGAAGATGCTTTCTTGTCTTACAATTTGACTGAAGCATAGCCAGTCAGTTGATATATAGTATGTTATGTTTTTTAGTTTACTATTCTTTAGCAAAAATATTACCTGTTTCTTTGTTTTAGACATGTTGACCTTTTTCTTTGCCTGTTATAACTAaggtgttatatttttatttgattcttTCATATATTTTGGGATGTTATAGGTGGTTTTCTTCTTGGAAGAACTCTTGCTGTTCTAACAACCATGACTTTAGGGACATCAATGGCTGCTCGTCAAGGCCCGGTTGCAATGGCTGCTCATCAGATATGCATACAAGTATGGTTGGCTGTTTCGCTTCTGGTTGATGCCCTGGGTGCATCTGCACAGGTATTATCTCTTTCTTTGACTTATATTGCTTGATATAATGTTTTGATCCTACTAAAGTTGCCCTTGTTTTGGACCACTAGTTTTGGCAAAGTTCtgcttattattattgttttttttttgctcaTACTGGTCAATAATAGAGGGATACTTTAGTTTTAAATCTGTTGAAATTTCTCTCTGCATAGTCAGCGTCTGCACATGATTTGTCTCTGTTGATTTATGAGTTGTTTACTTATAGGCTTTGACTGCAAGTTATATGTCTAAAGGTGACTATAAGACAGTGAAGGAAATTGCTCACTATGTGCTGAAGGTAAGGTCTTTTTTTCTGTGTTAATTATTTATCGAGTTTTCTTGTACCTAAAGATTTTTGAATGTCCTACCCATTGAGGTTTTATACATTTTAATTTAACTGTCTATCAGGTAGGATTGCTCATAGGTCTTGCCTTGTCTGCAATTGTGGGTCTATCTTTTGGTTCATTAGCTACTCTGTTCACCAAGGATGCTGAAGTACTAGCAATTGTTGGTACTGGAGTATTGGTATGTGTATATTTGTTGTTCATAAGTCTAATTGCTTTTCATTTGCCTTTGGGTAACTGGCCATGTACATGCTcttacaaataattttttaatatatatatacactgatAGATTCAATAATATGTGTATATACAAAGGATGGAGCACCGCCCGAGGTGATTGCTAGACTGCAAGAAGCTTGCTCATCAGCAGCCGCAATGGGCCACATGAGCACCGGCTGCCTCGGCGAAGATCCGTCTTTGGATCAGTTCATGGAGGCATACTGCGAGATGTTGACCAAGTACGAGCAAGAGCTCTCAAAACCCTTTAAGGAAGCCATGTTTTTTCTTCAATGGGTCGAGTGTCAATTCAAAGCTCCCTCGCTTTCTTTGGATTCTGGTGATCATATATATAACTTCCCATCTCTTTGATTTggttaattattagaattttgtTTTTGGTAGATTTCCAACTtttgactgactttgatatattTACTTGGttcatataaaataatatttttgagtgGTTAGCCAGTAGCCATTTAGGTATGTCTGTTTCCAAgaaccacatatatatatttataggtttaatttaataatatatgtTGAAAAGATTGTTCTGCGAAGCTGGTGCTTGACTGCCttgttcctttttttttttactatttctaGTCTCTCTCCTTGGGGTCAGGAAGCCCATGGTAAGATTTGTGATGCTCATTACATTGGTTTCAAAATCTATGATGTTGTTGTTGTCCTCATTGTTACTTTATCTTGGTTCTG
It encodes the following:
- the LOC133801769 gene encoding protein DETOXIFICATION 45, chloroplastic-like, producing the protein MYSFQMGATGAAISTVVSQYVVTFLMLWFLNKKAILLPPKMGSLQFGGYIKSGGFLLGRTLAVLTTMTLGTSMAARQGPVAMAAHQICIQVWLAVSLLVDALGASAQALTASYMSKGDYKTVKEIAHYVLKVRSFFLC